A single Amia ocellicauda isolate fAmiCal2 chromosome 9, fAmiCal2.hap1, whole genome shotgun sequence DNA region contains:
- the prrc2b gene encoding protein PRRC2B isoform X7, which yields MSDRLGQITKAKDGKSKYSSLSLFDKYKGKSIETQKTTVVPRHGLQSLGKVAIARRMPPPAHLPSLKSENKGNDPNVIIVPKDGTGWANKQEQPDQKSSTASIIQQQESQPQPALQKSVSNLQKQTPAASQENTNTGGPKQWAQLNGKAVEQGGLKASNRLQPFSHEEFPTLKAAGEQDKAGKERSVFDLSYGPGPSLRPQNVTSWREGGGRNLHPVTSAAALSSEPEGKSSGPGEVAPPISSTSSSSTSSAAIAAAAPPATAAIAATTTIAATITATAPPAPETKEPSLRPAQPIRRGTTPAPPYLAQQHHPTTTYHDMLPAFMCPKESRDSTVSSEHGPPSVAAPVRFEARPTFKPQFQPSEPVNGELRRENRFARGPGRSSRPIRRPGDRAPRPAIINPEDLKDLDELDNDCDDGWAGLHEEVDYSEKLKFSDDEDEHASGEKKNKWVEWEYRRDRQSSLSSGEGVYSRDLPEEEAGWIDPLAARGPHRFQEPQPPRKANGWVGPAETQLTEAELIGCAQVQQKAPPSVRRRESVEEKEERPVPRGKFVSPEISEAVERARRRREEEERRAREERLAACAEKLKKLDEKFGKTDKTKTEGSLKDLDFKGVQEPPSPSKDSKLSQENWQYGTKETIEVPSDHYSSQDYPEDEVPGSNYRSEDDGPEPTSPLPDYGKYQKTLPPRFQKQQQHQQEQVYKMQHWQQGHPPQSGTAHPQRSYYPPHVLGFDPRWMMMPPYMDPRMAQGRSPVDYYPPPVHSTGMMKPMMQQEHLHSPGSASDESCHPAMLQERRAPSTEPYPPWGQDSYPPAPARSFTPPYQRQHENREMSRADESRSERTCSQQDTYEERVEEYGEIPSEDLSHPGYRQSRKPDGVFSSSHKKAGHDQEGRQHEAVAPSNQNRSHSGDSEYLKTERQSESKELGYRHHKDGLESRDEGFDTAGKEKSFGADFWRNDGLQKKDSGPSSQWSDSGSNTSSSQPQESTGRTLTRRTGPIKKPVLKALKVEDKENEKPKAEIEEKPAPYKFKDKEVPSNCYDLKKDLCLPLSTKYSVSTALVTPEDKYPPPSMAEKSPESSADDEQKENCWESKSQPREARDAGDPPAPRRNNWIFIDEEQAFGGVRGAGRGRGRGFREFSARGGRGGRGENSRGGYNGQRVSRGRNLREFTKPDDIQRGKPRRRNVSETLSETSEYEELPKRRRQKGSENSGDVVYSDSGNVRKVDSKDSWRSNKVYTDEQGSGSESREKPKSSRGFGRALPPRLTNTGYGRGFASRETATWRGRGGQFAGGPVQENGYGPGTETFSRRPQEREPLKYAQKYTGTFAENGFEDRGEDYYIDGDNPDNRPLRRRRPPRQDKPPRFRRLRQETQVGTQWNSEEQINGDFSNSWLSRPKGEENGAPLHSGTRTRELSYQDQANDDWETASESSDFNDRREKRLGLIRSEMPSESGHGEAGAGEKRELSKRSFSSQRPLVERQHRKGDPTGLGDKMSQSIETQSRNESWQSGVSPNSKRVSEEAASGLNSGSVYSVDKSVRTEDVSQNSASEPSNKKPEKELKPGISKSEKAEPLSQYDLNSYPMENEQGVAVPSGEGFTEILSKKQRRQQEEERRKKEQGAPVPVKNRVIASKIPPRFAKKQGSISMDQPEEGLSTSNLGTEIWENSSTALSVQSTAGDSWTKPVSFTGTETNEVFKGSQTDSGIDLSAESQGSSANSSQRSSPYGTLKPEEINGSTPAEPKPDGLKDLPPKHMEKKDSDATPEQSKEHKPGPIGNERSLKHRKGSEGIERLEGNMQPVNGVDIHVENVIPVPPIEFGVSAKDSDFSLPPGSTPVPVSNPVTKLQDALASNAALTQAIPMLRRDLQQGINLNPISFPSADLTLKMESARKAWENSQSLPEQGSPGAAGSGTQPPCSVGSSSGVSYSSFGGVSMPPMPVASVAPSVSMQGSHIPPLYLDGHVFPSQPRLVPPTMPQQQSYQQAAAAQQIPISLHTSLQAQAQLGLRGGLPVSQSQEMYNSIPSFRSQVYMHPNLSQPNAMVLSGGAPMKGHYSAFPGMQPSDMVKTQSGSHYQPMNGNQTLVYDGQMNQAAGMGTSQLMDSQLIQVTMPMPGSQLRYGSAQQHLILPQSIQLQQGQNLPVGAPRRIIPPGSQPPVMTASRETSQMEMKGFQFPDKSNHSPGMSAASAPNPNSYRPGSASPSGKPSGPGGPANVAPLPAHYAQQVPPPQGSMMMHMRPPTTGPFPNPIQRPVMQMNKTVIIRSPQYPSPGRDPPPSVSPAHSTDSVKGTEEGMKTKPRDVLQSSSDGKGQAGMAKLQEPQASGQMKPVRTGAIKPQSVKADEGKA from the exons TTCTACTGCATCAATAATACAGCAGCAGGAGTCGCAGCCGCAGCCGGCTTTGCAGAAATCTGTCTCCAATCTTCAGAAACAGACACCAGCAGCCAGCCAGGAG AACACAAATACAGGTGGACCAAAACAATGGGCCCAGCTGAATGGAAAGGCAGTAGAACAAGGTG GTTTAAAGGCCTCAAACCGACTGCAGCCCTTCTCTCACGAGGAATTTCCGACGCTGAAGGCAGCTGGAGAACAGGACAAGGCTGGCAAGGAAAGAAGCGTCTTCGATCTGTCGTATGGGCCCGGACCAAGCCTCCGCCCGCAGA ATGTGACGAGCTGGAGGGAGGGTGGCGGGAGGAATCTGCACCCTGTGACCTCGGCGGCTGCTCTCTCTTCTGAGCCCGAAGGGAAGAGCAGCGGCCCAGGTGAGGTGGCGCCCCCCATCTCTTccacctcctcttcctccacttCCTCTGCCGccattgctgctgctgccccTCCTGCCACCGCTGCCATCGCCGCCACCACCACCATTGCCGCCACCATCACTGCCACAGCCCCACCAGCCCCCGAAACCAAGGAGCCTTCCCTCCGCCCCGCGCAGCCCATCCGCCGGGGGACGACGCCAGCCCCTCCCTACCTGGCACAGCAGCACCACCCGACCACGACCTACCATGACATGCTGCCTGCTTTC atgTGTCCCAAAGAGTCTCGCGATTCAACAGTTTCCTCTGAGCACGGCCCCCCTTCCGTTGCTGCTCCGGTCCGCTTCGAGGCTCGGCCCACCTTCAAACCACAGTTCCAGCCGTCCGAGCCTGTCAA CGGTGAGCTCAGGAGAGAGAACCGATTTGCCCGTGGGCCTGGACGCTCATCAAGGCCAATCAGGCGCCCTGGGGATCGGGCCCCAAGACCCGCAATCATCAACCCCGAGGATTTGAAGGACCTGGATGAGCTGGACAATGACTGTGACGATGGCTGGGCAG GTCTCCACGAGGAAGTAGATTACAGTGAGAAGTTGAAGTTCAGCGATGATGAAGACGAACATGCATCTGGAGAAAAGAAGAACAAATG GGTTGAATGGGAGTACAGGCGAGATCGTCAGTCATCTCTCAGCTCAGGGGAGGGTGTGTACAGCAGAGACCTACCGGAGGAAGAAGCTGGGTGGATTGATCCGTTGGCAGCCAGGGGGCCCCACAGGTTCCAGGAGCCCCAACCACCGAGGAAGGCCAACGGCTGGGTCGGCCCTGCTGAGACTCAG TTGACTGAGGCTGAGCTGATTGGTTGTGCACAGGTCCAACAGAAGGCCCCTCCCAGTGTGCGGCGGCGGGAGTCTGtcgaggagaaggaggagagacCGGTCCCTCGTGGCAAATTCGTGTCCCCGGAGATCTCTGAGGCAGTGGAGCGAGCACGGCGCCGGCGTGAGGAGGAAGAGAGGCGTGCTCGCGAGGAGCGGCTGGCAGCCTGTGCTGAGAAACTCAAGAAGCTGGACGAGAAGTTTGGCAAGACTGACAAAACGAAAACCGAGGGCTCTCTGAAGGACCTGGACTTCAAAGGTGTGCAGGAGCCTCCGTCGCCCAGCAAGGACTCCAAACTCAGCCAAGAGAACTGGCAGTACGGAACTAAAG AAACAATAGAAGTCCCTTCGGACCATTATTCCAGCCAGGATTACCCCGAAGATGAGGTGCCGGGATCAAATTATCGCAGTGAAGATGATGGCCCAGAACCCACTTCTCCCCTTCCCGATTATGGAAAGTATCAGAAGACGCTCCCTCCTCGCTTCCAAAAGCAGCAGCAACACCAGCAG GAGCAGGTGTATAAAATGCAGCACTGGcagcagggacaccctccccAGTCTGGGACAGCACACCCTCAGCGAAGTTACTACCCCCCGCATGTGCTGGGGTTCGACCCTCGCTGGATGATGATGCCTCCTTACATGGATCCCCGTATGGCACAGGGTCGCTCCCCCGTAGACTACTACCCACCCCCTGTCCACTCGACAG GAATGATGAAGCCCATGATGCAGCAGGAACACCTTCACAGCCCAGGCTCGGCCTCAGACGAGAGCTGCCACCCTGCCATGCTGCAGGAGAGGAGAGCTCCCTCTACCGAGCCCTACCCGCCCTGGGGTCAGGATAGCTACCCCCCTGCCCCAGCCCGCAGCTTCACACCCCCTTACCAGAGACAGCACGAGAACAGGGAGATGAGCCGAGCTGACGAGAG CAGGAGTGAGAGAACTTGCTCCCAGCAAGACACTTATGAGGAACGAGTGGAGGAATATGGTGAAATTCCCTCTGAAGATCTCTCTCATCCAGGATATCGCCAGAGCAGGAAGCCGGACGGGGTTTTCAGTTCGTCCCACAAGAAGGCAGGACATGATCAAGAAGGCAGACAGCACGAAGCAGTCGCCCCCTCCAACCAAAACCGTTCCCATTCAGGAGACTCTGAGTACCTGAAGACCGAGCGACAGAGTGAGTCCAAGGAGCTTGGGTATAGGCATCACAAAGATGGTTTGGAATCTAGAGATGAAGGGTTTGATACCGCGGGGAAGGAGAAGAGTTTTGGGGCCGATTTCTGGAGGAATGACGGCCTTCAGAAGAAAGACAGTGGGCCTTCCTCGCAATGGTCTGACTCAGGCTCCAATACCAGCAGCAGTCAGCCTCAAGAGTCAACGGGGAGAACCCTGACGCGGAGAACCGGCCCCATTAAGAAACCTGTGCTAAAGGCCCTAAAGGTGGAGGATAAGGAAAACGAAAAGCCTAAAGCTGAGATTGAAGAGAAACCCGCCCCCTATAAATTCAAAGACAAAGAAGTCCCTTCTAATTGCTATGATCTGAAAAAGGACTTGTGTCTACCTCTGAGTACCAAATATTCAGTTTCCACTGCACTGGTAACCCCTGAAGACAAGTACCCTCCACCTTCCATGGCAGAGAAGTCTCCTGAAAGCTCTGCTGATGATGAGCAGAAAGAGAACTGTTGGGAGAGCAAGTCCCAGCCAAGAGAAGCCAGAGATGCCGGTGATCCTCCTGCTCCGCGCCGAAACAACTGGATCTTCATCGATGAGGAGCAGGCATTCGGAGGGGTGCGGGGAGCAGGGCGTGGCCGGGGCAGAGGGTTCAGAGAGTTTAGCGCTCGAGGAGGCAGAGGCGGCCGAGGTGAAAACTCGAGGGGAGGCTACAACGGGCAGAGGGTCAGTAGAGGCCGCAACCTACGCGAGTTCACCAAGCCGGATGATATCCAGAGGGGAAAGCCACGTCGGCGTAATGTCAGCGAGACCCTGAGCGAGACCTCGGAGTATGAGGAGCTGCCCAAACGGCGCAGACAGAAGGGCTCAGAAAACAGCGGTGATGTGGTCTATTCTGATTCTGGAAACGTCCGGAAGGTCGACAGCAAGGATTCCTGGAGATCTAACAAGGTCTACACCGATGAGCAGGGCAGCGGCAGTGAGTCCAGGGAGAAGCCCAAGTCCTCGAGAGGTTTCGGTCGTGCTCTGCCTCCTCGGCTTACCAACACCGGGTATGGACGAGGATTTGCATCCAGGGAAACAGCAACTTGGAGAGGCAGGGGTGGGCAGTTTGCAGGTGGTCCTGTCCAAGAAAATGGGTATGGCCCTGGAACGGAGACTTTCTCCAGAAGACCACAAGAAAGAGAACCCCTGAAGTATGCCCAGAAATACACCGGGACTTTCGCGGAGAATGGCTTTGAAGATCGTGGAGAAGATTACTATATAGATGGGGACAATCCCGACAACAGACCCCTTAGACGCCGACGCCCGCCACGCCAGGACAAGCCACCACGGTTCAGACGTCTGAGGCAGGAAACGCAGGTGGGCACGCAGTGGAACAGCGAGGAGCAAATCAACGGGGACTTCTCAAACTCCTGGCTGAGCAGGCCGAAGGGTGAGGAGAATGGGGCCCCCCTTCACTCTGGAACTAGGACCCGTGAGCTTTCATACCAGGACCAGGCCAACGATGACTGGGAGACAGCCTCAGAGAGCAGCGACTTCAATGACAGGAGGGAGAAGCGTCTGGGACTCATTCGGAGCGAGATGCCCTCTGAGTCTGGCCATGGTGAGGCAGGTGCTGGGGAGAAGAGAGAGCTCTCTAAACGCAGTTTCTCCAGCCAGAGGCCCTTGGTGGAAAGACAGCACCGAAAGGGGGACCCAACAGGCCTGGGTGACAAAATGTCCCAGTCAATAGAGACCCAGTCCAGGAATGAGAGCTGGCAGAGTGGAGTGTCTCCCAACAGTAAAAG GGTTTCGGAAGAAGCTGCCTCCGGATTGAACTCTGGttctgtgtacagtgtggataaaTCTGTCAGGACTGAAGATGTCTCGCAGAATAGTGCCTCGGAGCCTTCCAACAAGAAGCCCGAAAAGGAGCTGAAGCCGGGGATCTCAAAAAGTGAAAAGGCCGAACCCTTGTCTCAGTACGACCTAAATAGTTATCCAA tggaaaatgaacaaggaGTTGCAGTGCCCAGTGGTGAGGGCTTCACAGAGATCTTGTCCAAGAAACAACGCCGCCAGCAGGAAGAGGAACGCAGGAAGAAAGAGCAGGGGGCACCG GTGCCAGTGAAAAACCGTGTGATTGCCTCCAAGATCCCTCCCCGCTTTGCAAAGAAGCAGGGCAGCATTTCAATGGACCAGCCAGAAGAGGGCCTCTCCACCAGCAACCTGGGCACGGAGATCTGGGAGAACAGCAGCACAG CTCTGTCTGTTCAGTCCACTGCCGGAGATTCCTGGACCAAGCCAGTGTCCTTTACAGGGACTGAAACAAACGAG GTGTTTAAAGGGAGTCAGACTGACAGTGGGATTGACCTGAGTGCTGAGTCTCAGGGGTCCTCTGCCAACTCCTCCCAAAGAAGTTCCCCTTATGGCACCCTCAAGCCTGAGGAAATCAACGGGTCAACCCCAGCAGAACCAAAACCAGACGGGCTCAAAGACCTCCCTCCCAAGCACATGGAGAAGAAG GATTCAGATGCCACTCCAGAACAGAGCAAAGAGCACAAGCCCGGCCCCATCGGGAACGAGCGATCCCTCAAACACAGGAAGGGCTCCGAGGGCATCGAGAGGCTGGAGGGAAACATGCAGCCCGTGAACGGAGTGGATATTCACGTGGAGAATGTGATCCCAGTCCCACCCATCGAGTTTGGGGTCAGTGCAAAG gaCTCTGACTTCAGCCTCCCTCCTGGATCCACCCCTGTTCCCGTCTCAAACCCAGTGACTAAGTTGCAGGATGCTTTGGCTAGTAAT GCTGCTCTCACTCAGGCAATCCCCATGCTGCGCAGAGACCTGCAGCAGGGCATCAACCTCAACCCTATCTCCTTCCCCAGTGCCGACCTCACCCTCAAG ATGGAGTCGGCGCGCAAGGCCTGGGAGAACTCACAGTCTCTACCCGAGCAGGGCTCCCCGGGGGCGGCAGGCTCCGGCACCCAGCCCCCCTGCAGCGTGGGCTCCTCCAGCGGGGTCAGCTACAGCTCCTTCGGGGGGGTGTCCATGCCTCCCATGCCGGTGGCTTCTGTGGCACCTTCAGTCTCGATGCAAG GCAGCCATATTCCACCTCTCTACCTGGATGGGCACGTCTTTCCCAGCCAGCCCCGCCTCGTTCCTCCCACCATGCCTCAGCAGCAGAGCTACCAGCAG GCGGCCGCGGCCCAACAGATCCCCATCTCCCTGCACACGTCTCTCCAGGCCCAGGCGCAGCTGGGGCTCCGCGGGGGGCTGCCTGTCTCCCAGTCCCAGGAGATGTACAACTCCATCCCATCCTTCAG GTCCCAGGTGTACATGCATCCAAACCTCTCCCAGCCCAATGCCATGGTCCTTTCTGGAGGAGCTCCTATGAAAGGCCATTACTCAGCCTTCCCGGGCATGCAGCCCTCCGATATGGTGAAGACGCAGTCTGGCTCTCATTACCAGCCCATGAATGGAAACCAGACCCTGGTGTACGATGGGCAGATGAACCAGGCGGCAGGGATGGGAACCTCGCAGCTCATGGACTCCCAGCTCATTCAG GTGACCATGCCTATGCCGGGCTCCCAGCTGCGCTACGGTTCTGCCCAGCAACACCTGATTCTGCCCCAGTCCATCCAGCTCCAGCAGGGCCAGAACCTCCCCGTCGGAGCCCCCCGCAGGATCATCCCCCCCGGCTCCCAGCCCCCTGTCATGACCGCAAGTAGGGAG ACATCTCAGATGGAAATGAAAGGCTTTCAGTTTCCAGATAAGTCAAACCATTCTCCTGGCATGTCAGCTGCGTCTGCCCCAAACCCCAACTCCTATAG GCCTGGGTCTGCCAGTCCCAGTGGGAAACCATCAGGTCCTGGGGGACCAGCCAACGTAGCTCCTCTCCCAGCACACTACGCCCAGCAG GTTCCCCCGCCTCAAGGCAGCATGATGATGCACATGCGCCCCCCCACCACCGGCCCCTTCCCCAACCCCATCCAGCGGCCCGTGATGCAGATGAACAAGACCGTGATAATCCGCTCCCCCCAGTACCCCAGCCCTGGCCGAGACCCTCCCCCTTCCGTCTCCCCCGCCCACAGCACTGACTCGGTGAAGGGGACGGAGGAGGGCATGAAG ACTAAACCGCGTGACGTCCTGCAGAGCTCCAGCGACGGAAAGGGACAGGCAGGAATGGCAAAACTGCAGGAGCCTCAAGCCTCGGGTCAAATGAAACCGGTCCGAACCGGAGCCATCAAGCCGCAGTCCGTCAAGGCGGATGAGGGAAAGGCCTAA